Within the Echinicola sp. 20G genome, the region TTGACTTAAAGCATAAAGATTTGAGAGTAAAGGGGGCTAAAGGATTCAATGCATTTAAAACTGGGCAGGATGGAGAAAGTCTACAAGACTATCATGGTCATGGAACCCATGTTGCAGGAATTTTAGCAGCTAAGTTAGATGGAAAGGGAGTAGCAGGGGTAGCAGCAGGAGCATGGGTCATTCCCATTAAAATCTTGAATGGTGATGGAAAGGGGTCTCTGTCAGGCTTCCTTGAAGCGATTGAATATATTAATGAGCATGGTAAATGTGGCGATGTGGTCAACTTAAGTATAACCGCGCCTACCTCGCCAACATTGGATAATGCTGTTCTTGAAACTTCGAAAAAAGGAATTTATTTCGTTTTGTCTGCAGGGAATGAAAACATTCCTGCGCAGTATGTGTCACCTTCCAGAGTTAATGGAGATTATATTTTTACAGTGTCTGCTATGGATAGTGAAGATAATTTTACAGCATTTTCAAATTATGGCAATCCTCCAGTTGATTGGTGTGCTCCGGGACAAACTATTTATTCTACTTGGAAAGGAGGTCTCTACGAATATAATAGCGGAACATCCATGGCTGCTCCACACGTGGCGGGCCTGGTTTTGTTGGGAGGACCTGAGATTGGGGGATATGTCAAAAACGATCCTGATGGTGACCCAGACCCGATAGCTGTTTATAAGGCGCCCAAGTAAATTTGGACAAATTTTCAATCTTGAGGTTTGTACCTCTTTTTTAATTCTGTAATCAAGTATTCCAATCCATTGATCCTTATTTCGTACATGGTATGCAACCACATGCCTAACTTTCCTTCTGGAAAGCCTTTTTTGTACATCCATACCAAATAATGTTCAGGGATGTCACAGATGAGTCTTCCTTTGTATTTTCCAAAAGGCATTCTTTTGGTGACTATCTCAATAAGGATTTCATTTTGCATACCCAAAGATATTGGAAATCATCTTATCTTTAAATTTCTCAAAAGGCTTCAAACACCAACTATCCTCTTAAACTTTTGAGCGAAAATAGATAGCTAAGATTATCAATGGATTATGAAAAAGAAACTGATCAACTTATTTGTATTGTTTTTTATTACATGGAGCACTTTTGGACAAAGTGTGAATTTGGAAGGAAGCTGGAAGGGTGAATTAAAGGTGATGGCCCAAAAGCTACCTTTGGTTTTCAATTTCCATCAAGAAAATGGAGATTGGAAAGGAACGATGGATAGTCCTGCGCAGGGTGCTAAGGGAATTGCCATTAGCAAAGTGCTTTTTACAGCCCCCATGCTAGCATTTGAAATTGATCAATTGAAAATCAGCTACCAAGGAGTCCTTGTCAATGATTCCATCCAAGGAACGTTTAAGCAGGGTGGAATGGAATTTCCATTGAATTTGTCCAAAATGGCAGAAGGGGAGTCTACTCTCGGAGCTAGGCCTCAAGAACCTAAGCCTCCATTTGACTATGACATCATTGAAACATCTTTTACGAATTTAAAAGAAGGCATTACCTTGAAAGGAACCATTACCAAACCCAAAGGCATGGGGCCTTTTCCAGCAGTGGTTTTAGTCAGTGGATCTGGCAAGCAAAACAGAAATGGAGAATTGTTGGGCCATCAACCCCTTTGGGTGATTGCAGATTATTTGAGCAGCAATGGTATCGCGGTTTTGCGCTATGATGAAAGGGGAGTAGGAGAGTCTGAAGGTGACTTTAATAAAGCAACCAGCTTTGACTTCAAAAAGGATGCTGTTTTGGCCTTGGCTCATTTGAAGAAGTATCCTTTTGTGGATCAGGTCAGAAGTGGAGTGATTGGTCATAGTGAAGGTGGAATGATCGTATGGATCATGGCTGCTGAAGAAAAGGGGATGGGCTTTGGTATTTCACTAGCCGGACCTGTTGTGCCAATAGCTGAGCTGATGAAGCAGCAAACCAAAGATGTACTGGCTTCATCCGGGGCATCACCTGAGATCATGGCAGAGCAAAGCCAACTTAATGAAATGATCTATGAAGTTTTTAAGGAAACAAAGGATTTTGATTCTTTGAAGCCTAAGCTTAATTCCGCCTTAAAAGAATACTTGGAATCGAAAAGCGATATTGATTCCGTCAATTCAGAACAGTTGGCCCAACTGGAACAAGCTTATGGAAAGATGATCACCCCATGGTTTTTTACCTTTTTGAAATTTGATCCATCGGTATATATCAATCAAAGCAAAGTACCTGTTTTGGCTCTCTTTGGAGAGAATGACATACAAGTAAATGGACCGATCAATAAGGAAGCGTTGGAAGATCTGCAAAAAAACACAAAAGGAATCGAGGTAGAGACCAAACTTTACCCTGGACTTAATCATCTCTTTCAACCTTCTGAAACTGGAAGTGTGAGTGAGTATGCCCAAATAGAAGTGACTTTTGATGAGGAAGTCCTCCAAGACATGGTCAATTGGATAAAGAGCTTGTGATGGAAACTTATTATCCTATGTGAAGTGTTGTATGGCTGTAGATATGCTGTTGGATACAGTGTTTTGCGGAATTGACAGTTAATTTTGGGATTTATTTCCAAAATGATCGAACACGCGCCAAAAACTATGGAAATATGATAGATTATTACAGACTTAATTTCCTTACTAAATATTAATTCAATAAATTTGGCCTAGTAAAAAATCACCATCCTATCATAGGTTACGGGATGTTTTTAGCATACAAACCACTTTTGTAAGATACTAAAAGAGAATGTTTGGAAGTGGAGTAGTGATTTAGTCGATTTATAACAACAACATAATTTTACCTATTAACCTTAATTTAAGATGACAAAGATTAAAGTAGGAATTAACGGATTCGGTAGAATCGGAAGATTGGTTTTTCGTGCCGCTCAAGAGAGAGATGATATCCAGATCGTTGGTATCAATGACTTGGTAGATGTAGATTATATGGCTTACATGCTTAAGTATGATTCTACTCACGGTCAATTCAAAGGAGATGTAGAAGTAAAGGACGGTAAGCTTGTAGTGAATGGTAATGCTATCCGTGTTACTGCCGAAAGAAATCCTGCTGACCTAAAATGGTCTGATATCGGTGCTGAATATGTGGTAGAATCTACAGGTCTATTCTTGACCAAAGAATCTGCTCAGGGTCATATTGACGCAGGTGCGAAGAAAGTAGTAATGTCTGCTCCTTCTAAAGACGATACACCAATGTTCGTAATGGGGGTTAACGAATCTTCTTACACCAGCGATATGCAGTTTGTATCCAATGCTTCTTGTACTACCAACTGTCTTGCTCCACTGGCTAAAGTGGTGAATGACAACTGGGGTATTGAAGAAGGTTTGATGACTACTGTTCACGCTACCACAGCTACTCAGAAGACTGTTGATGGTCCTTCTATGAAAGACTGGAGAGGTGGACGTGGTGCTGGTCAAAACATTATCCCTTCTTCTACAGGTGCTGCCAAAGCGGTTGGTAAAGTAATTCCTGAATTGAACGGTAAATTGACTGGTATGGCGTTTAGAGTACCAACTCCAGACGTTTCTGTAGTGGACCTTACTGTAAGATTGAAAAAAGGTGCTACTTACGAAGAAATCTGCGCTAAAATGAAAGAAGCTGCTGATGGAGAATTGAAAGGTATCTTGGGTTATACTGAAGATGCAGTTGTATCTAATGACTTCATCGGTGATGCCAGAACTTCTATCTTCGATGCAGGTGCAGGTATCCAGTTGAGCGATACTTTCGTGAAATTGGTGTCTTGGTATGACAACGAATGGGGTTACTCTAACAAAGTAGTAGACCTATTGGCTTACATCGCAAGCAAATAAGAGGTAAGAACCTTTAAAATATAAAAGCCGGTCAAGAGAGATTTTGATCGGCTTTTTTGTTCAAAAGCCGTATGAGGATTTATCTATCGTGTTGGTTGAAAACATAAAAAGAAGAGTTGTTTTTTGCTAATGCTAAGCTTCAAATAGGTTAAGTTATGCAAAGCCCTAACTATAATTGCCTCTCTGTTCTTGTATTGTTAAGGTTTTGGCATTCTATTCCTGAAGTTGTTTTAATCTGGCTGTGGCATTTTGGTTTTGAGGGTTTAAGCTCAAGGATTTTTTAAAATTTACTATGGCATTGTCTCTATCTCCAATGAACAAGTATGCCTCGGCCATGCTATCATAAAGATTGGCTGAATTGGGGTATAAATGAGTGGCCAATAAAAAGATATTTATCCCGTTTTGGGATGTTTCTGGATTAAAAGTCAGCTGAAGACCAAGGTTATTTAGTTTCCCTTCTGGCAACTGTATAGAGGGATGTTTTTGTTGGGTTTCCTTATAAAGTGCTTCAAGATCTTTATAGTCATGCTTTATAGCTAATTCGTGGAAATCCTGGAAAGTGAAAGACTTTTGTTGCGGTAGTTTTGTCTTAAGGTTTATCAATTCCTTTCTTATTCTATTTTGTTCAGGAGGGTTTTCCAAAAAGGCGAACCCATCTGCGTTGTTTTTCAGAAAAGCGTCCAGAAATTTTAAGGTATAAACGGAGACCCAACGATAAGACTCCATGATTTCGGCATCACTTTTATCCTGTCTTTTGTCTCTTTCCTGAAATAATACCCCTAAGGTGCTAAAGTAAGCATGGGTAAGATGGTTAAACTTTAACTGGTATGCCCGGCTATAAACAAGACTATCATAAAATTCAAACTGATGGTTTAATGCTGGATTGATATTATCCTCTTTCATAACCTCTTCGGAAATGTCCTTCTGTGCCATATGGATAAAAGGGATATCCACCTTTTTGATATCAAAAAATGGTGATTTTTTTAATGTATTGTACTGGTACTTGATACTGC harbors:
- a CDS encoding S9 family peptidase; this translates as MKKKLINLFVLFFITWSTFGQSVNLEGSWKGELKVMAQKLPLVFNFHQENGDWKGTMDSPAQGAKGIAISKVLFTAPMLAFEIDQLKISYQGVLVNDSIQGTFKQGGMEFPLNLSKMAEGESTLGARPQEPKPPFDYDIIETSFTNLKEGITLKGTITKPKGMGPFPAVVLVSGSGKQNRNGELLGHQPLWVIADYLSSNGIAVLRYDERGVGESEGDFNKATSFDFKKDAVLALAHLKKYPFVDQVRSGVIGHSEGGMIVWIMAAEEKGMGFGISLAGPVVPIAELMKQQTKDVLASSGASPEIMAEQSQLNEMIYEVFKETKDFDSLKPKLNSALKEYLESKSDIDSVNSEQLAQLEQAYGKMITPWFFTFLKFDPSVYINQSKVPVLALFGENDIQVNGPINKEALEDLQKNTKGIEVETKLYPGLNHLFQPSETGSVSEYAQIEVTFDEEVLQDMVNWIKSL
- a CDS encoding DUF3820 family protein, which translates into the protein MQNEILIEIVTKRMPFGKYKGRLICDIPEHYLVWMYKKGFPEGKLGMWLHTMYEIRINGLEYLITELKKRYKPQD
- a CDS encoding CocE/NonD family hydrolase — its product is MCIYLIWIIFEANSVFAQTSLKEIGLEHGSHTVGFTHYLASDSTRTYKRIFDWNNNAIPRPIPISIWYPSKDKLKGTKPMQVLGYMEILKEEEEWEYLPNEQILNWFNYANTTSNQNHLKEQTTAYFGLQSKNGKFPVIVYAPSYQASSIENFALCTYLASHGYIVLSSPSRGTENRFLEGGTEKDMETQARDIEFLIKEASLLPNADLDQIATMGFSFGGLSNVLSQMRNENIKAIVSLDGSIKYQYNTLKKSPFFDIKKVDIPFIHMAQKDISEEVMKEDNINPALNHQFEFYDSLVYSRAYQLKFNHLTHAYFSTLGVLFQERDKRQDKSDAEIMESYRWVSVYTLKFLDAFLKNNADGFAFLENPPEQNRIRKELINLKTKLPQQKSFTFQDFHELAIKHDYKDLEALYKETQQKHPSIQLPEGKLNNLGLQLTFNPETSQNGINIFLLATHLYPNSANLYDSMAEAYLFIGDRDNAIVNFKKSLSLNPQNQNATARLKQLQE
- a CDS encoding S8 family serine peptidase, whose amino-acid sequence is MIVLLRNPKVVKISLFITAILFYACHNEFPLPEQKVEKATEEFELIPDQYIVVLEDESVNARLTESNNDIHECVKLRVMDLMNGIENKEEKIERVYIRNFLGFSARLNKEELLVLSNKNGVKKIEQDKVIKLPTEPSSLGIPSLKKSKKDKEGDMIPYGVARVGGPVKYKGKNVAFIMDTGIDLKHKDLRVKGAKGFNAFKTGQDGESLQDYHGHGTHVAGILAAKLDGKGVAGVAAGAWVIPIKILNGDGKGSLSGFLEAIEYINEHGKCGDVVNLSITAPTSPTLDNAVLETSKKGIYFVLSAGNENIPAQYVSPSRVNGDYIFTVSAMDSEDNFTAFSNYGNPPVDWCAPGQTIYSTWKGGLYEYNSGTSMAAPHVAGLVLLGGPEIGGYVKNDPDGDPDPIAVYKAPK
- the gap gene encoding type I glyceraldehyde-3-phosphate dehydrogenase — encoded protein: MTKIKVGINGFGRIGRLVFRAAQERDDIQIVGINDLVDVDYMAYMLKYDSTHGQFKGDVEVKDGKLVVNGNAIRVTAERNPADLKWSDIGAEYVVESTGLFLTKESAQGHIDAGAKKVVMSAPSKDDTPMFVMGVNESSYTSDMQFVSNASCTTNCLAPLAKVVNDNWGIEEGLMTTVHATTATQKTVDGPSMKDWRGGRGAGQNIIPSSTGAAKAVGKVIPELNGKLTGMAFRVPTPDVSVVDLTVRLKKGATYEEICAKMKEAADGELKGILGYTEDAVVSNDFIGDARTSIFDAGAGIQLSDTFVKLVSWYDNEWGYSNKVVDLLAYIASK